In Ischnura elegans chromosome 3, ioIscEleg1.1, whole genome shotgun sequence, the sequence ACAACAAGTTTGCGGTCTCTAATAAGCAGTAAAGAGAGGGTCAGGATTCAATTTTGACCTGATACGAGAGTTACGATATCCCATGCTGCTAGCATATtcttatttgaaaatgaattaaaattattttcgtattCTACAAGGCACGCATAGAATAATCGACGTATGCAATACTAACCACGCAGATTATCAATCCTTCATTTTTTACGTATTATTAGTAGGTATAATTtgaatgtaataataacaataataacagtaataataatatttattgtacgGAATAATGGCCTTTTACATGATCGCTATCTTTTTGTAGTTACTAATCATATTATACTACTGCTGTTAATTCCATATTAATAGTATGTCAATATTTCTACTTTTCTTCCCTTCTTGAGTGCCTCTTAATCACGATACTCTTTCGTGTTCTCCACCTATGTAGGCTGTCCGGATATAATCAGGCGCAGCCAATGGGGAGCCACCCCACCTTCCTCTGTGACCGCCATGAGGTCACCGGTCGAATACGTCATCATTCACCACACAGTGACCTCAACGTGTTCTTCCCTAGCTACCTGCAGCAGAATTCTTCGAACCATCCAGACGGATCACAAGGGCCGGCGATACGATGACATAGGATACACGTAAGCATGAGCGTCGCtagcattcgtctaaatcggCAGATTGAATACCGCTAAGAGAGAGGAGGTCGTGACTGTTTGACTCAATACAAATACTTTTCGTTTATGCTATAAAAAAGTAGATGATGGGCAGGGGCGGTCTGaagtgattgggggccctcggctggggctcatgatggccCACCCCCTTATCGGGGGATTCGAGGGTCTTCACccggaaaagttttggaaattgAATGCCCGAAAATCGTTGTTCGCACCATTGGCTCTTAAAAATCAGgttgaagttaataaaaattacaatttcgtaATGACAAATACggtgaaaggtgaaaaattaatggcttgtaaaatttaataatgcattatggttctattatctatttaatgaattttttcccttGCAACGgcattgaaatctaaaaaaaagctcTAAAATAACCTTATCGGATAACCCGTGAAAAAGTAGCGTAAGGTTGTCTTTTATCTTCTGAAacttccattgatttatttttcatatgatatttttacacttagtATATTgtgaatgattaaaatttatgaaaacgtagaatttataatatcaaagaaactttggttcaagtaatctgtcTTTTTACTACACCCTTCACATACGCTTCAAGATAGACGCTATAtagcagtgtttcccaaactttttcgagccacccttgcccccttggatccataaacctatactcaacgcccccctaatcggtatctttaaaataataatcagaatcacatactaattaaccaaatgaggaacattgtaataattaaattaaatgaagttgtaccaacgatagaccaaatgaaactaaactccttcaaacgtttcccttgtgcaagaatggcttggaaatatttttcaacagttcttactttaaaatgtaagaaaacacatggtttaaattacttccatatgcgggaaacaaagttaactttagaagcgaagcttgaaaacgaaggCAAAAGGAAGgctacggaaccttcgcatttgtcacattgtcaggaccctccggcgcccccctgcggcccccttggcacttttcgcccccatagactacagcaacgccccccagggggcggcagcgcccactttgggaaccactgctatatagtgttgtgggggccccctaacctcggggccctcggcaatcgccggccagccgacctggccagaccgccccagATGATGGGTTTTCTCTAGAAGAGATTTATTCCCGCTGCATTCGCACCGAGGTCAGCTCAGGCTGTCTTATGGGATCATAGAAACCACGGAGTGCAagcagcaaaaaattaatttttgagatatCACCAAATCAGCCCCTAAAAGTGTTTGGTTTCCGAAGTTGTGCAAAAAATACTCTACTTATTAGCAGCACTGATACAgagaatcacttgtacccttggGTTCTAGGGCAGGGGCTAGCAACCTTTTGAGACGGTAAAGCCCAAAGTTATGCACACAGATGCGCAGCTACCTTTCGACAGTGTTTTAATTTGACTACcggaaatgtttttattattagaaCACTTTATACTCTTTCCTTCCTGAATTCAAGATTTTATCGTGTTTTTTTtaggattgaaaataaaatgatataatttattataatttgggCATGGGACTCGAAGGCCGCAATATGACATCGAAACAGCCGCAAGCGGTTGGCGAGCCGTTGGTTACCGACCTCTGTTCTAATGTCATCAATTAAAAAACCCGCTGGTGCCCCTGTCTTGACATTTGGAATACGTCCTCTGTGACGACTCATTGCCGCAAACAACCACGCTTCATGGACAAATGCAAACGGGGAGATCGGTATGTTTTATTCTCCCCTACCCCAAAATACAGGTAGGTatcggtatttggaggaggcaaccgacattggggatcgggttggtgtaatggctagaatgttggcttcccaatCCGtgaatccgggttcaaatccctgggGCGGCAGAGGAgtttcagggactgcccgatccctgctcgaatgtTATGCGGAGGACATTTCCAGCTCATTTCCCAAGagtagactaatgccgacgccgagtttctttacacccttccttacctaccattcccGCATAGCGCAAGCGACcttggctgtcggtcgcctcctccaagtaccataccataCAGATACCTAGAATCAATTGCACATTGAGAGAATAGTAGAGAAGGAATGGTGTGGAGCAGGGggtcttcaaccatttttaatgcaagggccaaaattCGATTTCACATCGTATGAAGGGctacaatgctccacgtcactttgcAACCacttcaatgaaattaaaaaaacaagcatataatttcaaagtgtaataatctttattggttaaaaatgaaTCAACAAATGCGATTTTTGGccttgtttattttttaggaGTACGTCGTATATATATcatattgtgtggcgcgatagaatattttctttagtctCTAGGGACAGCAAGAagttagccggcgggccgcaccCTTGGTGTTTCTCTGCATCCTCGGTGTAGAGAAACCCTGCGTTGGCATTAGTacgctcttaacgaaaggcaccaaggaaAAAATGACTTTATACCTTGTTCAACGGGCAAAGTGTTATATTTGAGTGCCCTCCACAACGCACTAAATCATCAGGGACGGGAAACCCCTGAAAGATTTCCATCACCtcaaggatttgaacccgggccaacAGGGTGAAGCAAATACCACTAACTCCATCCTCATCCGCTGAATTTATTGGGAGGTTCAGAATTAAGTGGACCCCTCAAGGTGAACCCTATAAATACCTCCAACAATGGATCTTCCTCTCAACCGAAAAAGTTCTGACTACGTCCCCTGTATTGCCCAGTGATTAACTTTGATATATGGCATCGGTTCTCACCCTGTTAATATTGTGCGAATTTCAAGTAGGTACTTAAATTTGAGATTTTTGTGAAATCGTGACTTTCTAACAAGGAATATGGCATGCTATATTTCTAACTTCCATTCCTTGTGGTTGGACAGAAAATTTCTTCTGTAAGGGGGTAATTTCATTTAGGAGGTGGCTAACAGGATTGCAATTAAATTCTTCTTAGCATAGGGTATTTTAAGCACGAAATAATGCTCTATCATTCATTTCAACTTTCCTTTCAGTTTTCTGGTGAGCAGTGATGGGAAAGTTTACGAGGGAAGAGGATGGGACAAAGTTGGCGCCCACGCTCCGTCCTACAACGATAGAAGCATCGGAATATCATTCATCGGAAATTTCCAAAGTAAGAAATAAGTCAAGTTGTTCAATTTCTACAGTTCCATGACCACACTTACGTGAAATTACCGCCCTATATGCATGAACCACAATTTTTAGAGCCTAATCTGAATGGCTCACtacatgtattttgttttttttttacaaccagTAGTACTAAACTTTCAAGTACAAATGATATACTCTCCTCAGATACGACGTTTTCTGGAATTATAGCTTAAAAAGTCTTTGGTTGTTTATGTCATGGAATAAATGGTAACAATGGAAGGCCATAATGTGGAAACACATGGGATCCAAATTTAAAATACGAATTTATAGTTACATTCGACAGCAAGACATTTTAATATGACTCAAAATATTGGCATGCACTAAAAACGctttaattattatgaaaaatacatcTGGAGTTGCTCTTAAAATCAAATAGGAAGATAACAAAATTAGTCTTTGTCGATATTTTGCGGTAAATCAcagaaactaaataaaaattcacGCGACAAATCTCGGTGacaattgcatttaaatatgatTACTAAGCCATATGCAGAAAATTCAGAAATAAGATTCGCTCGAACTATTCACATTTGTAATGTGCATAGTTCGAGCATGAATCACACATGTCAGTGAAAAATGCAAAAACTGTCTCAGGAAAAAACTTCATGATCGATTGATAGGAGTGCTGGCCTTCAGCAAATCAGGCGACCACGCACATAATTGAGATTGGTCATTTATAGCTTCACTCTTTATGAAAATAGGCACCTCTTATTCCAAGAAAATCACACTCAAATTAACTtctttaacttttaaaatacaaatgtcAATCTCAAACAGTCCTgaaatacacaaataataaagctTAGGTGGCTAGTAGGTATTATTCGATGACGGAATGAACGAATTGATTAATCGTCAAATGACTTTACTTtggaaattgaagttttttacgATCAACTGCCAGAAAGGTGAAACTTTTCTCGCGATTTTTATTCCCTGCATTGATGATTCCGATTTGCTTCGATCAAGACTAAAGTGTTACATCATATAAAGGTCTGAATGGAAGACTTGAAAttctaaaatttgatttctctcccTCCAGCTGAAAGGCCCACACAGCAACAGCAGAACGCAGCAAAAAGTTTAATCTCCTGCGCGGTATCCCTTGGTAAAATCGGGGCAAATTATAAACTGCTTGGACATCGTCAGACAAAGGCGACTGAGTGCCCAGGAATCACCCTGTTCAACATCATTAAGACCTGGCCGCGTTGGCAGAGCAGCCCTTAAGAGGGAAAACGGCTGTTGCATTTTGCACAAGGATATCCACCTCTCCAATCATGAAACCACCATATTTGTATATCATTTCCTGATTTGTCATATCATTGATGAGTTGTCATATCAGTGGTGAGAAAATGTTTGACTTCCTGATAGTTACAATAACTGGACGCAAACATCTTAATAAAATTTAGTTCCACACTATCTCAGCGTGCATAAGTTATTTATAGTTATTGTCATAAGAAATAACAAAACGTTACGTATCGCCCTTATGTTCTGTGAAAAATACACTGAAATCAAATGCTAAAATCAAAGACTGCTGActtatatcatagagtaagtatatatatatacttactctatgcttataTGCTAAAAGCACTAAGCCAAAATTCTCCTCACTAAATGCTAAAAGCATTCATAAAAAACAGGCAAGAGTGATAAATGTATCCTACTAAGAACCCCTTCACGATAAAAAGGTTTTAAGAACCCGTAGGGAGGGTAAATACGTGGAAAAAAGGGACTGCATGTAGATAACTTAAAAATTGTGCTATTACTCTTTCCTGATCTGGTGCTCAATATTTTAATGGGGCGAATCCTTTGGGATGATTCACTGTCGATTTTGCAAGTATATTTTTCTATCGGATATTGTGCGGGATGATCAAAATATGAAGAGGAGCAGGGTATGGTAAAACTAACCTGTCTTTGAAAATTACCTGATGATAGAAAGACTTCTCTCCCTCTAAAAATTACCCTGATCACGCATGAGATTACCGTTGAGAGTCAAAGTTTCGTACCTGTGGTTAATACAAGGGGAAGCGGAAAATCCACATCTGAAAAATCCaagaaaaagagttttttttttgctgagaaTAACACCGTATTT encodes:
- the LOC124156185 gene encoding peptidoglycan-recognition protein SB1-like: MLAMQSLRITFALLAVVLILRDAEGCPDIIRRSQWGATPPSSVTAMRSPVEYVIIHHTVTSTCSSLATCSRILRTIQTDHKGRRYDDIGYTFLVSSDGKVYEGRGWDKVGAHAPSYNDRSIGISFIGNFQTERPTQQQQNAAKSLISCAVSLGKIGANYKLLGHRQTKATECPGITLFNIIKTWPRWQSSP